tctttaggaatgtagtgaagtagaagtaaaagttgtcaaaaatataaatagtaaaatcAAGTACAGATAACCCAGGAAACAATTTAAGCAGTACTTTAGTACTTTTACTtatgtactttacaccactgaggtTAGTTGCCTTTCAGTAAGCTAGCCAAGTTAGCTTAAGCCTTGCAGTGTGGGCTCACCGAGTCTCAACTGCTAGCAGTGAATCTAGCTACCGACAGAGACTGAGAATTTGAAAAGGAATTTCTACACTAAAACAAAAACCTTCCAGTTAGTACTCAACAGGGTCTGAACACCTACGCTCGGCAATGATATCCTTCATGTTTCCCTTGTGAGTAGTTCAGCAGGCAAACAGATATTCAGTTGATACGAGGAAAGCGAGAATAAGCAGAGGGTGGGAGAGTGGTTATTTTTTTGGAAGTGAGGGTCTCACCTCATTCGCCACTCTAACTGTCTGTTTCCAACATACGCTTTTGATAGGTGCTTCAAGAGAGTAGGCGGTCCTAACGAACCCCCATGTAACGAATAATTGAAAGAGAGCCAGTCTTAATGAGTAACACTCATTTTACATTGACAACTAATGTACAACTATATGAGTGTGAAACCCAGCAAAAAAAATGGTACTGCAGTCAGCTCCCATGGACAAGATAGGGACGCAACATTACGATTACATTCATTTCGGATAAAAAAAATGACATGCGACTTCAGGTAACCAAATTACAACCAGATTAAGACGTCTTTATCGTGACCACGTCAAGGCGGGATTTTTTTCTTTACTTTGCATGTCATATGGGGGTTATAATCATGACCATGAAGTTGTTTGCAGGTCAGAAAGAACAGTCCTGCTTTATTTTCAAATGTATGTCTCAAAAGATATCATGCTGACACTATATGCATCAATTCATTTGAAAATAAATAATTTGACTAACTAACGCTGTCAGATCTAAAAGCAGCCCCATGTCATTAAAGTGTCCTGAGATTTCAATTACACATGAGATAATGGAATATTAACTGACTAATGAGTCCTTGAATCACTCCAGGGACAGGGACTAGGCCTAGACAAGGAGGATTTACATCTTAGCCAGTCATTCTGGATGATGTGTCGGCTAAATGACTTAGATGTATTGTGATGTATAAAAACAAAATCAAACTGGTCATTTATTGTAAGAAAAACAACACCATTCTCATATAATATTGCAAAAAACATTCTCAGGGAAAATCTAAGACATCACACAATCTATTTGTATTGCCTATGTTGAGTAAACTAAACCCTATGTGCAATTTATTTACTCTTTATAAAGTATACTACAAAATAAGTGTGTACTGTTGCATCCATCATTCAGTTGTGCTAGTTAGTCTGAAATGAAACCACAGATACCGCAGGAGTGTTGGCTAGCACTGTAGCAGTGCTCAGGTGTTCCACAGCTAATTGAGCTAGGTTAATGATGTGTTGACGATTTTGAGTGTTATCTGAAGAGACAGATGTCGCAATACCATGCATCAGAGTTGGGCCACCTGACAGAAGGATGATTCAAACATGAAAGCAAATGAAGGGGCTGATACTGTTCCAGTCAAGAGGATACATGTTCCTAGTTTTCATGTGGAGTTAAAATGCAGTGTTATTCTCCCACTACTGattcttttttatttttcatttaacctttatttaaccaggtaggcaagttgagaacaagttctcatttacaattgcgacctggccaagataaagcaaagcaaagcATAATGTGGAGTTAATATGCAGTATTATTCTCCCACTACTGATAATGTGGAGTTAATATGCAGTATTATTCTCCCACTACAGATAATGTTGGTGAAATAGTGGCATTGGTTCATAGATCTCCTTTTGGTTGTGTTCTTATTGTTTTTAGAGCACAGCGTCCATATTGTTCTAGTGCACAGATTTGTAGGAATACTTTGTGTAGTGTTTCTCTAACACATCCTATCTATATATAATATCTATATTTTTCTTACATTTTAATATATTAACAGGGGATTTGACACCTGATTTGTATTGATTTATACCTGATGTCTGCTATTGCCAATAGAGAACATAATACAGGTGAAATTAAAACATAGGCCAGCATGCTTCTATAGAGGACGGTAACAGACATGTTTTTACACATTCACccatacagtaggctacacaacAAGGGGATGACTTCATTAAACCTTTTTTTTTATTCAGTGGGCGCAACTTTGTTAAACATCTTCAACATTTTGTTTTTGATCTCTTTGGTTCTAAAACAGTATACAAAGGGATTAACAAGAGAGGGCCCGAGAATAGCCCCGATCATCAAGCCATGACGCTCTTCCAAGGTCAGCACCACACCTAGCCTGGTCAAGACTATACGTACAAATAAAGGAACGtaataacacactaccactatcaagtgACTGAAGCAAGTACTGTACATCTTCCTCTTGTCGTTCTTGGAGGACATTTTAACCATGGCAAATATGATCCATATGTAAGACAGGCAAATAAAACAGAACGTACCAAACAGGAGAAAGGAGGTGACAATGGTTATCATATTAAAATAGTAGCTAGGATCGACACAAGTGGCTCTCACTAACGCAGCATAATCACAGAAGGTGTATTTGAGGGTTGAGTGGCAGTAAGGGAGAGATAACACAGTGGCAGGCATAACAGACACAAAAGCACAGGCAACCACCCACAGAGCACCGGTCAGAACCAGAGTACGAACATTGGTGAGGATACTTTGATACCTCAGTGGACTAGAGATTGCAATCAAACGATCAAAAGCCATGACAGAGATAGCAAACATCTCCATTACGCCCCCCAGGTGGAAAACAAACATCTGAATGAAGCACGACACATAAGCTATGGTTTTATCACCAGCTACCAGCACACCAATCATAGTTGGACTGGCACTGGAGCTGTACAGCATATCAACTACAGCAAGGTTGCAAATCAGAAGATACATTGGCTTGTGCAAACGCTTATCATGAAGGATAAAACATATATTTGCCACATTAGCAAGCATGATTAGGAGATAGAAACACAGAATTACAATCCCCACTGTCAGAGGTCTGTCAATTGTGTCAAAACCACCAATGACAAATGTATGTATTATTTTGCCAGAGACATTTCCCAAGGACATATTCCACTGTCCCTCGAAGGTCCAAACAGCTACAGGGGAAAAAATAGGTGTCATTCAACCAGACTTATGAACCTGCACTTCTTATGCCATTATGACTGCTGCTCTACTAAATAACTGCTCTAAATCAATCTTACATTTAAGCACCAAAAACTATAAGCACATTCTCAATTCTCATTCTCTTACATTTCTTAATTTTCAAATCAGAAAAAGCGGTCATGAATTAAATATACTCAAAACAATGATAAAACACAGCAAACAAAAAATAATGCTATGATTGATTATATTGAATAGTGATAATCTCTTCAAACAGAATCATGATTTTTACATAAAGTATCATCATCCTGTTCTAATATACTACTCATTGAATGTTTTCATATCAACAATCCTGACGCTATCAGGATACTGCATGTATAGCCACACAGTGAGATGATACATGATACCACACAGTGAGATGATACATGATACCACACAGTGAGATGATACATGATACCACACAGTGAGATGATACATGATACCACACAGTGAGATGATACTGTTCTACATCTGAACCTTTAAGACACCTAACTCCTTCCTTTGGATGAGCTCACCTGGAGATCCAATGGCTATCCTCTCTATAATGGCATGGGATATTTATACATGTTTGGTTCACCTGAGAACCTCCTGGGTAGAGACCCAACAACCAACCATATCCTTGATATCAAACTGAGATTATAATAAATCTACATAATAATAATTTCCCTTGCGGCCAAAGCAGGAACATGGATATGTCCCTAATGAATAAGGAAAATACTAGGCTTTCAGTGGTTGCTAAATCAAACTATTCTGAATGATTGGAATATGATGTCACTAAAGGTTTTACACATGCTAGTTGGACTGgcctaacctgcctaaatgactaccgacccgtagcacacacgtctgtagccataaagtgctttgaaaggctggtcatggctcacatcaacaccattatcccagaaaccctagacccactccaacttgcataccgccccaacagatccacagatgatgcaatctctattgcactccatactgccctttcacacctggacaaaaggagcacctatgtgagaatgctattcattgactacagctcagcgttcaacaccatagtaccctcaaagctcatcaataagttaaggaccctggaactaaacacctccctctgcaactggatcctggacttcctgacgagccaccCCCAGGTAGTAAGAGTAGGTAgaaacacatccaccacgctgatcctcaacacgggggccactCAGGGCTGCGTGctcaatcccctcctgtactccctgttcactcatgactgcacagccaggcacgactccaacaccatcattaagtttggagatgacacaacagtggtaggcctgatcaccggcaacgatgagacagcctatagggaggaggtcaaagacctgactgtggggtgcaaggacaacaacctctcccgcaacgtgatcaagacaaatgagatgattgtggactacaatgAAAGGAGGgacgagcacacccccattctcatcaaaggggctgttgtggagcaggttgagagcgtcaagttccttggtgtccacgttaccaacaaacgaacatggtccaagcacaccaagacagtcgtgaagagggcacgacaaaacctatttcccctcaggagactgaaaagatttggcatgggtcctcagatcctcaaaaggtactacagctgcaccatcgagaacagcctgacgggttgcatcaatgcctggtatagcaactgctcggcctctgactgaaaagcactgcagagggtagtgcgtacggcccagtatgtctctggggccaagcttcctgccatccaggacctctatgccaggcggtgtcagaggaagtcactgaaaattgtcaaagactccagccaccctagtcatagactgttctctctactaccacacagcaagcggtactggagcaccaagtctaggtccaagaggcttctaaacagtttctacccccaagccataagactcctgaacatctggTCTGATAGaatttaaatattattttgaaatgatcagtaaatgtaaaaacaaaaaagcaaTACACACCATAAAACTTTTTGACAAATTGAAAATATATCTTGACATGTACTCTTGTTTGTATATTTCggtttttgtatttgttgtgttcataaaaatgaaataaaaatattaaaaataataataacaaaatgtatactgcatctaaagtcaatctggtgACATCACAATGATGATTAAAGGTTTTCCTGCTAATTATTTGCCTCCttttgaatgtcattgtatttccaATCCACTGTAATGCACTTTTGATTAAATCTTAAGCAGCGTTCATAGACAAATGACTGAGTAAAATGCTCTATTTATGGACCTAGCTGTTTATTTAGCATGCAAAAAACACGGAgcctagcgttagctagctagctgctgcgCAGATGTCATATCATTGAAGGAGTGGGTGAGTAACCAACTTTTTCCCCTCATATCGTTTTTAATTGGCTACAGCCAGAGATGtggcaggtgtcatttggttagctagcaagcaatgtgaatcgctttgctagctagctagttatgctGAACTTGAATAACTGTTATCaacagttagcatatctcttatttgtcaatcaaatgtatttg
The sequence above is drawn from the Salvelinus fontinalis isolate EN_2023a chromosome 24, ASM2944872v1, whole genome shotgun sequence genome and encodes:
- the LOC129821671 gene encoding olfactory receptor 1M1-like; translation: MSLGNVSGKIIHTFVIGGFDTIDRPLTVGIVILCFYLLIMLANVANICFILHDKRLHKPMYLLICNLAVVDMLYSSSASPTMIGVLVAGDKTIAYVSCFIQMFVFHLGGVMEMFAISVMAFDRLIAISSPLRYQSILTNVRTLVLTGALWVVACAFVSVMPATVLSLPYCHSTLKYTFCDYAALVRATCVDPSYYFNMITIVTSFLLFGTFCFICLSYIWIIFAMVKMSSKNDKRKMYSTCFSHLIVVVCYYVPLFVRIVLTRLGVVLTLEERHGLMIGAILGPSLVNPFVYCFRTKEIKNKMLKMFNKVAPTE